The following proteins come from a genomic window of Pangasianodon hypophthalmus isolate fPanHyp1 chromosome 24, fPanHyp1.pri, whole genome shotgun sequence:
- the mboat4 gene encoding ghrelin O-acyltransferase produces MDLLWIIFNQNPQLAYQLFIIPLAFLFYSLATQGYLTLFNRHIYLALGGFVLAILTMGPYSMLLFITNIIFVLLVRFMEPVHIHYWIFGLQMWWQTLWHFYMQYQQYWLQESPDSRLVLAMSALMLLSQRVTSVSMDLQEGKVIRHFQKSCQSQVVSLIPFMSYTLYFPALLGGPLCPFNTYVNFVEQISFTPPPSPLTILPWKMLQVLLLLILKFLLTSFLQSSIFSLSSSPCILWIWIFSLVLRLNYYVHWKISECVNSAAGLGFSGYSATGGALWNGLSDGDALEIETSSNISTFARLWNRTTAAWLRRLVFQRCSRIPVLMTFSFSALWHGLYPGQVVGFLGWAVAVLGDNKLHKHISPSLNTAWKKGLYTCLSWLYTQVVIAFVVITTELQSLEAFKLFCTTYIALFPLASILILLIL; encoded by the exons ATGGATCTTCTGTGGataatttttaatcaaaatcCTCAGCTAGCATACCAGTTGTTCATTATACCCTtggcttttttgttttacagcTTGGCTACACAAGGATATCTCACTTTGTTTAACAG GCATATCTATCTGGCTTTGGGAGGATTCGTCCTTGCCATTCTGACCATGGGCCCATACAGCATGCTGCTGTTTATCACCAACATCATATTTGTGCTACTGGTGCGTTTCATGGAACCAGTTCATATTCACTACTGGATTTTTGGGCTGCAGATGTGGTGGCAAACATTGTGGCACTTCTATATGCAGTACCAGCAATACTGGCTCCAAGAATCACCAGATTCCag gcttgtactggcCATGTCTGCTTTAATGCTTCTCAGTCAGAGAGTCACATCAGTATCAATGGATCTCCAGGAAGGAAAAGTCATCAGGCATTTCCAAAAAAGCTGCCAGAGCCAAGTTGTTTCCCTCATTCCTTTCATGAGCTACACTCTATATTTTCCTGCCCTCCTTGGAGGACCACTTTGTCCATTCAACACTTATGTGAACTTTGTGGAGCAGATCAGTTTCACTCCACCACCTTCTCCTCTTACCATTCTGCCTTGGAAGATGTTGCAGGTTTTACTTCTGCTAATTCTCAAATTTCTTCTTACAAGCTTTCTACAATCAAGCATATTCAGCCTCAGTAGCTCTCCGTGTATATTATGGATCTGGATCTTCTCCCTGGTGCTCAGATTGAATTATTATGTTCACTGGAAAATAAGTGAATGTGTTAATAGTGCAGCAGGATTAGGTTTCAGTGGGTACAGTGCAACCGGAGGTGCATTGTGGAATGGACTTTCTGATGGTGATGCACTTGAGATTGAAACCTCGAGTAATATTTCCACCTTTGCTCGCCTTTGGAACAGGACAACAGCTGCCTGGTTACGCAGATTAGTGTTTCAGAGGTGCAGCAGGATACCGGTGCTTATGACGTTCAGCTTCTCGGCTTTGTGGCACGGCTTGTACCCAGGTCAAGTGGTAGGCTTCCTTGGATGGGCCGTAGCTGTGTTAGGAGACAACAagctacacaaacacatttctccaaGTCTTAACACAGCTTGGAAGAAAGGCTTGTACACTTGTCTAAGCTGGCTCTATACTCAGGTGGTCATCGCTTTTGTTGTGATCACGACTGAACTTCAGAGTTTGGAGGCATTCAAGCTGTTTTGTACAACATACATTGCTCTATTTCCACTTGCAAGCATTTTAATACTGTTAATTTTATAA